CACGGCAGAACCCAACGGGGCCTTGTTTATAGTGCGCTTTGAGGTCGGCCACGACGAGGAGCTCGCGGCCATCAAGACCTATTCCAAGGTCTACTCGAATCTGGATTTTCTGCCCCCGGACGCCAGCCAACCCCTGATCAAACTGCGTTCCATCAACGATGTGCCGATCCTGGCGCTGACCTTCCATTCCAAAGAAAAAGATCTGGTGGAATTGCGCCGGAGCGTGGCGCACTTGCGCCAGGAGATTAATGCGATTCCGGATGTGTCGGAGACTGCATTGACCGGAGGCCGCAAACGCCAGTTTCAGGTTTTCTTTGATGAAAATCAGCTTAAGCAGCGCTTGCTCAGTCCTTTGGAGCTCTTGGAGCTGATCCAGGGGGCTAATGTCCGGATGCCGGCGCACCACCTCGAATCCGCTCAGGGAATGAACACGGAGGTGGAGGCCAATGCCCTGTTCCGGAGTGTGGAGGATCTTGAGCAATTAGTGGTCGGGATCAGCCAGGGGAGCCCTGTTTACCTCAAGGATGTGGCCCGGGTTGTGGAGGGGCCGGATGAGGAAGAGCGCGGAGTCCGGATCCTCTTCGGACATGAATCGGCCCACGCTGACGAGGGACCCTATGACGCCGTGACCTTGGCCGTGTCCAAGCGCCAGGGCGCGAGTGCGGCCGTGCTGGCAGATCAGATTCTGGAAAGGGTTTCGCTTCTCAAAGGAAA
This genomic window from Candidatus Omnitrophota bacterium contains:
- a CDS encoding efflux RND transporter permease subunit; amino-acid sequence: MSEYKEGFVGKVVRYFADSKLTPLIVAASILVGVFAVGNLPREEEPQISVPVFDVFVAYPGASAEQVERRIVNLGERKLWEIPGVEYIYSTAEPNGALFIVRFEVGHDEELAAIKTYSKVYSNLDFLPPDASQPLIKLRSINDVPILALTFHSKEKDLVELRRSVAHLRQEINAIPDVSETALTGGRKRQFQVFFDENQLKQRLLSPLELLELIQGANVRMPAHHLESAQGMNTEVEANALFRSVEDLEQLVVGISQGSPVYLKDVARVVEGPDEEERGVRILFGHESAHADEGPYDAVTLAVSKRQGASAAVLADQILERVSLLKGNVLPEDIQMTVTRNYGETATQKSNELLFHMGIAVIGVSVLIALFLGIYESGVVAVAIPMTLALTLATFYFLGFTLNRITLFALIFSIGILVDDPIVDVENIVRHLRLPKNRGRNLLDVSIEAVN